A stretch of DNA from Gimesia chilikensis:
CTGCAGTTTCTGATCCAGTTCCAGGATCGCTGCATCAAAAGAACGGATTGAGTCCTCCTGTTCTGCAGAGCGTGTCCCCGGTTGGGGCGGAGCAGGGGGCTGCAGGGTGAAGCGTTCCTGCAACTGTTCCAGTTCCGCTTCCTGTGCCTGCATTTCCTGCTGCAGGGCAACCTGTTCCTGTTCGATCTGTTTCAGGAGTTGCTGACGTTCTTCGAGCTGTTTCTGGAACGCGGCCAGGGCACGCAGTTCTTCCGGGATCTCAATCTGGGTACGGGTAGCAGCCGGCGCATTAACGGGCGCTGACTTTTTTTCTGGCTGTGCGGCGGGAGGCACTTCTTCGATTGATTCGACCTCGAACTTCACTGGGCCAATGAGAAGCTTCATGCCCTGCGTCAAAGTCAGTCGTCGAATGGGGCGTTCGTTAACCCACAGTCGGTAATCGATGGCTTCGATCGTCGCGTCAAAATCGGTGATTGTCAGCCGACAGTGTTCCGGAGCAATTCCCGGTACTTCCAGCCGGACCGCGCATTCCTCCCCTGAACCGATCAGATATTCACCGGTGGTTAGCTTGAGTGGAGCAATGCGATGAGTTAATGGCACGAGGCAGACTTCGAGCCCTGATGTGCTCGTCTGCTGCCCTGACTGAGAGGCTGTGGATGAGGTCGTTAACATCCTGCTACTCCAAAAAAACGCGTGACTGGTACGGCGGGGAACATAGCTGTCGCAGTAACCAGAGAGTTCCAATATGACGATGATTCAAAAAAGAAACATACAATTTCTACTGGCATATACCTCAGAAACAGAGGTCGGTCAAACTTTGGCACCTGCACAAATGGAGGGATTTCTCTGAAATAAAAGTGTCAGGTAACTCGGCGCGAAAATGACGATTGTAGGTATTCTCAGCCCGCTGGTTTTTGTCTGTATTTCCGGAATTTCAGACAAAAATGGACGTGAAACCACTCTCTTCTACAGAGTCCTGTGACATCGGCAGCCGGGATGTCTATAATGGTTACGACTGTTTCAATTCTGATTCGCACTCTCCATTCCATGACGGCGACACGGCAGGTTCCTGAGGGCCTGTCTCGCAAATGGTACCGGTTATATGGCACACTGGCTGAAAAATCCGTCGAAGGCAAAGCGTCGCGAAGAAGATATACCGGAGCCGTATGAGATCGTCTGCGTCTGTGGCGTGAGCCTTTCCGGGTATCGACGCAAGGCCCCCTACAGGCATACCTGTCAGCAGTGCGGCGAAAGCTATTTTATTCTGCCCCGTAACACTTATCCCCCGCTTCAGTCCCGGAAGAAAAAGAAGAAGATTCCGACCCAGCAGCGGATTACGGAATACGTTTTGAATTCCCCGCTGGTGACACGTCTGCGGGAGAAACGCCAGCAGAAACAGGTGACCCGTAAAGGGCAGGCTGCAGACAACGGTCAGCCCGCTCAGGCCGAGCTCTCACCCTTTGAGCTGCCACCCCCGCGTACCCGACTGATCACACCGTTTCGGGCGATCCTGGCGGGGATCGTGTTGATCATTGGAGTCACCTGTTACGGCATCTGGCACAGCCGTCAGATTGAGAAAGCTGAGGTCACGCTTAAAACCGCATCCGAAGCCGGGCAGCAACTGCTGGAAGAGGGAGATCTGGTCGGGGCGAACAGTGCATATCAACAGGCGTCAGAAGCCGTGGATATACTGGGCAGGCATGACCGTCAGGCATTCGACGTGCAGCAGACCGCGCGGGAACTGGAAGCTCTGAACCGCCAGGCGGGGGCTCCGCTGTTTGACATCGCAGAAGAAGCGGTCACTCAGATCAAGGAACAGGATCTCAAAGGCTGGCAGTCCCTGTTTGACATTCGTTATGAAGGCAGCTGGCTCCTGTTTGAAACTACGCTCTCTCCCGTCTCCTCAGGTAAAGCGGAAGCAGGACCTCGCTACCGGCTCAATTTTCCGGTGATGCTGGATGAATACACGTTGAATCTGGATCTGGCTGATCCGTCATTTCGCGAGTATGTCGAAAGGCACCCCGGTGAGCCGCTGATTTTTGCCGCGCAGATGAAGGCCTTTGAACAGGATCAGAATCAGCCTGCGTCTGGAGTGATTCTGCTCGACGGCAAAACCGCATTTCTCTGGTCACATCTGAATCTGTATGAGCAACTGGGCATTCCCTTCGATGAATATCACGACCGGGGCCATGTCGAAAAGCTGCTCAAGCAACAAACTCTATTTCTGGAGCGTGCCCTGTGATGCAACGCCTGATACACACCTGCTGTCTGTCTATGCTCTGCCTGTCGTTGCTCGGCACGGGTGATGTCTTCGCCGCCGACCGCAGTATCCAGAACTTTGTGAGTCAGCGCGAACAATGGAATAAACTGCTGGGCGTGACGCAGACGCTGGAAGGACGCGTTTCAACGTACAACTCGCTGTCGATGCGGTTCCGTAACTGTCCCATCCCCTTCTACTTTGCCGGTAAAGTGCCCCGGCTGGATGACAGTTTTCAGAACGTGGAAGTGACCGGTCAACTGGCCCGCGAGAACGGACGGCTGCTGTTTAAGATTACATCGCTCAAAAAATTACCAGGCGACCTGGAGCATTTCGTTACCGAACAATCCAAAATCGATTTGAGTGATCCCCGCGACTGGTATGAACTCGCCAAATGGGGACAGCAGCGGGCTGAGTTTTATAACGACGAGGAACTCAAACAGAAAGCACTCAATGCATTTCGCCGAGGCGTCGAAGCCGAATACAGCCAGCTGCGAATCAAGCAGCCGGAGAACCTGATGAAACTGGCTGAGAAGGCAGAGGAGTTCAAACTGGATCCCCGGCTGGCAGAGGCCTATCGGCACGAAGCCCTGGTCCTCGAATGGGAACAGTTGAAAAAACAGAAAGGTTCCAATGCGGATCCCGTCCGTGCGCAGCTGATCAAACTGTTTCCCAAAAGTATTACCCCGCTCAAAGTTGATCAGCCAGCCGAACGCAAACGCTATCTCGCAGATCAGGTGGCCGAATTTCAAAAAGCAAACCCGGAGCAGCGGCAGCGGATGATTCGCTGGTTCTATTCACAGATCGTGCTCGATCAGATTCTCAAGGGACTCGCCGAAGGGGGAAGTAACGGCTTCAAAATCGCCGCAGATATCAAAAAACAGCTGCCCGAACGACCTGACCTCGCCAGACAGTATGAGCAGATGCAGCTCAGCTTTGACTTCCATCGGATTGACGAACTCCCCCGGCAGTACGTTCTGGACCTGGCGAAAGAATACCAGCAGCGCGGTGATCAGACCAAAGCGAAACAGACTCTGGAAAACTGGGTGGAAGCCCGTCGGAAGAAACTTGAGCCCGGCGATGCGGATGGCCGCGTGAGTGTGGCCCGCGACCTGATGGAGCTGACGGGGAACAGGCCCGGGGCAGTTAAACTTCTGCTGCAGGCCTGGGAACTGAATCCCAAATCGACGGAAACCGCAACCATGCTGGGACGGCTGGGGTATATGCTGCATGAAGATAAATGGCTCGATCCCCAGGAAGTCAAGGAGTTTCGCGACGACCCGATTCGTAAGGCGATTCGCAACGGGACCGTAGTCGCCGGCATGAACCGGGATCAGGTTAAGAAAGCACTGGGAGCGCCAACACAGGTGGGCCGCAGTATTTCCGGCGGGGCGATCAACGAGCTCTGGATCTATGGTGAAGCCGGGAACCAGGGATTGATCATTCAGCTCTCCCGCAAGCAGCGGGCAGACGAATTCAAAGTCATCCGTATCAAAAACGCCGCCGCGGCAGCCGGTGGGATAACGCCCGAAACATCAACGGTTGAGTAAGCGAATGCACACGCTTTGCTGCAGACTGAAATGCGCATGGGTGATTGTGAAAATCCTTTGAGAATCCCGGCTTTCATTGAATCAACATTGTAAGAAACCGTTGCAGACACTATGGTTTAGCTGCTTTGAACCCGGGTCCGGGTTGTCTGAATGCTCCCCCTTTACAAGGACTGTAACTGGTGACCGAAACGGAATCGACGTCTCAAACAGAACTGCCATCCCTGTATCATGATTCCTCGTTCTGGGGGATGACGGTCACGCAGTTCTGGGGCGCCTTCAATGACAATCTCTATAAACAGCTGGTGTTGCTGTTCTGCGCGCAACAGGCGCTGCAGGGGGCGAAAGATCAGCAGGACATCGCACTGGGAGTCTTCGCGCTCCCCTTCGTCTTCTTCTCAGGACTAGGGGGCTGGTACGCCGATCGACACACAAAACGAACGATTGTCATCGCCTGTAAGGTTGCTGAGATCATCATTGCGCTGCTGGCGATGGCGGCCTTCTTCACCGGTCAACTGCTGCCTCTGCTGGTCGTTCTCGGTCTGCTCAGTACCCAGAGTGCGATCTTTGGACCTGCCAAGTATGGGATCCTGCCGGAAATGCTCCGCAGCGATGATCTGCCTCAGGCTAACGGTGTGATTCAGATGACAACATTCGTCGCCATCATCTTCGGCATGGCTTCCGCGGGCTTCGTAAAGCAGGCCTTCCCCGATGCACTCTGGAAAACCAGTTATTTCTGTATCGCGATTGCCGTGATCGGCACGATCTCTGCCTTCTGGGTTCGCCGCACACCGGTGGCGCATCCGGGGCTCCCCTTTCGCTGGTCGACGCTGGGTATAAACCCCGAGACGCGAACTTTACTATTACAGGATCGGCGCCTGTTGTCTGTACTGCTGATTTCATCGGTCTTCTGGTTCGTGGGGGGCATCGTGCAGCCCCTGGTGAATATCTTCGGGATTGGACAACTGCATTTAAGTGAAAGTCGTACCAGCTTGATGGCGGCCTGTATGGGTGTTGGGATTTCGCTGGGATGTGTCGCTGCGGGACGTGTTT
This window harbors:
- a CDS encoding MFS transporter, which codes for MTETESTSQTELPSLYHDSSFWGMTVTQFWGAFNDNLYKQLVLLFCAQQALQGAKDQQDIALGVFALPFVFFSGLGGWYADRHTKRTIVIACKVAEIIIALLAMAAFFTGQLLPLLVVLGLLSTQSAIFGPAKYGILPEMLRSDDLPQANGVIQMTTFVAIIFGMASAGFVKQAFPDALWKTSYFCIAIAVIGTISAFWVRRTPVAHPGLPFRWSTLGINPETRTLLLQDRRLLSVLLISSVFWFVGGIVQPLVNIFGIGQLHLSESRTSLMAACMGVGISLGCVAAGRVSHKRVNFKLVTVGAWGLVLCLALMSGIGWWGPGDGLETVKQTDASLWEAFIPLNAAEWMSRTVLTLVGFFAGLFIVPLQVELQTRPPKSQKGRMIGTMNLINWVGIVLSAVFFGLFTMVCNKLNWPMSHVFLVLALVILPVALFYHPRDEALSHDAPGT